CCTTTGCAACAATGGCAGTGTCGTCAACAAACGCCATAGCTGATACATTCTTAACCTCAAATTCAAAGCCATATAATTCCTCAATCTCAGTATCTGTTAAGTTCTTAAGAATATCATCAATTACTAAgttagataatgtaggagaaagAGGCAAGCCATGAGCAAGACCTTTATGGAATTGGAAATTTGTGTTTTGTTAATCCTACGAGATTTCATAGGTTGCacaggttggcagaactgtgaagtggatgttAGTTGATACTGAGACATTGCTCAGTAAACTGTCGTTAATTTACATTAGAATCCTTCTTTTGAATGTTCAGTCTAGTAgtttagttataaataaataaggcgGGCATCATTTTAAGATACAGTGGTGCTTGTAAAAAGGTGATTAATCCAgatatttcttcaattttgtgTTAAGTGTGACATGTAAAAGGAGTCAAAAATATGTTCAAATTCATAATTGTAATTTTGAGATATTACattttttcaagatattttagCAACTATTCTTAGATAATGTGTTGTCTGTTTGGACATTCatgtaatataacaatttataattttgatgatacagaaaatgtaatgaaatttactGCATTTAATATATCGTCGCTGCGCCCCCAAAATCTGCTACacgtttttaaaaagattttgcaggacaAAGAAAAAGTATTGCTACTTTTAATTccgttgattttcaaagctactcaaggtataatttcaatcattacaagaaaaatgaagaaattatgctaaaagtaactttgaaaatcaagggaattaaaagtgacagtGTTTCTTTCTTCGTCctgcaaaatatttttaagaacacACACAGGATTTTGGAGGCACAGCAACGATATAACCTTTTTGATTATTActgattttattttcacttcatttgTAACTCGTATCTTGTGTCTGTTATTTAAAAACAGTgttacaaaatatacattttggTCTTGTTTCCTGTTTTAATCTCGTAATAATTTTATGCTTTTtatttgtagattattattattattattattattattattattattattattattatcatcataatattattattattattattattattattattattactatattattattattattattattattattattattattatttttatttttattatacagaatgattcaagaAGTTATACTGGTACTAATACAGCTTATTCCTGAAGTTAGAGTGAAATGTTCATTTACACAGATTAGAGTCTCAGTGATTAAGGTAATGCTTGAATCATAAGGAAAGAAACAGTCACTTGTTGTCTTTCTTTCATGGAATGTAGGTCAATTGGCCTGTTCCACTCTCATGTCATGTCTTCTttgaataataattgtattaattgtgaaaaaaataaatgtaattacaaaaaCGAATGTACGACAAATACGAGTACTATTGCATAAAATCACAAGTACCAAGTTACACAATGTTTAAAGGTTTTTCCTTGAAGCAGCACAATATGTTCGGATGTTTTAGTCTAAAAATTGTCATTAATGAATTTCCCAGAAGGTAAAAATTTAGGTGTTTCATGAATGGTATGTTTGTATCTGATAGAATTTGTTCTTCTTGCATAAAACAGTTACTGGAACAGAAGATTTTTAGAAATATCGTTTTCTGCTTCACTGTCTCTGATTGCACGTTAAATTTCATTCAACTTTCAAATATAGACGTGGGAAAATTAGTGATGATAGAATACACCAAAATGTAgtcaaaactatataaatatttaaaattgaaccCATGTTCATGTGAACCGTTTTACTCTGATTTCATGAGAAATGTTCTTAGGTACTGTTATAACTTTGTGAATTACTGAGCATAAATGTTTTGAAATATATCGAAATTTACTTAATAACACCTTTGTttgttgaattataaaaaagagaaGATTTATATTTTGGCACTAGTACAGTATGTAAAGAGCATTTCGATATAATTAGTAATGCAATTCCTCCATGTATACTGGAATATTTTCCGCTAGTAAACTAAGGTTATAGGAAAAGctattgaattgaattttgaagtaCATGTACCTTCGTATAAAGTCATTGAATCTAATATAGGATGAAAATATAACTTTTGGGATGGCAATGGTATTTTGATAGTGTTTTTTTCCCCCTCCCACAGACTGCCCAAATAAAGCAGGAAGAGGATGTGCAACAATTGGCTGATAATGAGAGTTCCCAGGAGAAACTACCCAGAGTTGAATCTGTTGTGGTTGCTGTAGACCCATACCAAATGGAAGTTAAAGAGAGGACTGGAATACAGGACGTCAGCAAGACTTCATCTAGTATTAATGCCCTGAGGAAGAAAGAGTGTTTTGAGCGTAATTCACACAGTGACGCGAAGGTTCTGAAGCCTTTCTTTTGTGAAGTGTGCTTTAAGTCATTTTCTGATCGTGCTTATTTGCGAACTCACATGCAACTACACACAGGAATACGGGCACATCGTTGTAACTTGTGTTCCAAAGCATTTGCCCGTAGACGGGAGTTGCTTCGGCATGAAAAAGTTCATTCAGGTGAACGCCCATTTGGGTGTGGTATTTGTGGTAAGCGGTTTTCACGTCGGGATAAGTTGACTCGACATGAAAAAATCCATGCTGAACAACGTCGACATACATGCGAACTATGTCCTGCAACATTTCTTCGTAGTGATGAACTTGCTAGACATGCTATGTGTCATACTGGGGAGCGTCCATGGTGTTGTTCTATTTGCTATAAGTCATTCTTTTCCAAGGCTGAATTGAACCGTCATTCAAAGACCCACGCTGATGTAAAACCTTATAAATGTGACCTATGTGCGATGGCATTCTGTCGTAAAGATAAGCTAACAAGACATCACAAGACACATAATAACAGCAAGCGGTATATGTACAACTTCTGTGCTGTTCCATTTAACAGGGGTGAACGTGACAGAATTAGCTTGGAATCTAGTCAGAATGAAACTTCAGGTCACAAGCAGGTACCTAGTCCAAGCTTTGAGGACAGCTCGTACAagaaagatgaagatgaagatgaagaagatgaagaacaGGAGGAGGAAGATCCTGATACATCACTCTCTCGTCTTGGTCAGAATCCTGAAATATTACTGTTCCCTATTCCACGGAAGTAACATGTAGCAGCAGTTTATAAAACATTTGTTTCAGTCTCTTTGGTATGCAAAATGTTGAATATAATTTCAGTTCATTTTATTATAAGCTGATTTGCTTCAGTAACTTTTTacaattatcagtattattatattagagaAGGAGGAGGATAATGAATGTGCATATACATGGTGGAGTCAATAATTAATTGAACTGGACATCCTGTGGTGCTTCTGTAAATAGTATCCCAGAATACATTGTACATACATGGGTTCAACCCTGAGGCAAGTATAGCAAAGATAAAGGATTGCGATTCTTCCTTGTTTAGTTTCAATCTGCGCATAAATATAGCCTTGACTACACTTTCAGCTAAAGAGTGGCAGAATAGAACTACACAAAACATAGGATTGCGAtcctttcttgttttgtttcaatCTGCACATAAAAATAGTCTTGATTACACTTTTAGCTAAAAAGTGGCAGAATAGAACTACACAGAACATAAGATTGCGAtcctttcttgttttgtttcaatCTGCGGATAAAAATAGGATTGCGATCCTTCCTTGTTTTGTTTCAATCTGCGCATAAATATAACCTTAACTACACAGAACATAGGATTGCGATCCTTCCTTGTTTTGTTTCAATCTGCGCATAAATATAACCTTGATTACACTTTTAGCTAAAAAGTGGCAGAATAGAACTACACAGAACATAGGATTGCGATCCTTCCTTGTTTTGTTTCAATCTGCGCATAAATGTAACCTTGATTACACTTTTAGCTAAAGAGTGGCAGAATAGAACTACACAGAACATTGGATTGCGATCCTTCCTTGTTTTGTTTCAATCTGCGCATAAATATAACCTTGATTACACTTTTAGCTAAGAGTGGCAGAATAGAACTACACAGAACATAGGATTGCGATCCTTCCTTGTTTTGTTTCAATCTgcgcataaatataaacttgaTTACACTTTTAGCTAAGAGTGGCAGAATAGAACTACACAGAACATAGGATTGCGATCCTTCCTTGTTTTGTTTCAAACTGCGCATAAGAATAGTCTTGATTACACTTTTAGCTAAAGAGTGGCAGAATAGAACGACACAGAAcgtattacaaatattttataattaaaaggaGTTTAGTGAAAGaatgatatattaattaatataacagTTTGACTGCAGAGTGTAGGCTTATAGAAATAACATATTGTGAAATACTGAGTAAAATTACGAGTTCGGTTTACGTCTAAGCTTATTGAAAGAAATCTTTACTATAATACTCTTACATTGACACATGTCAGCTGTATACGCacctaataacaataattgtagatGCATTTACATACTTCGTACAGCCAACATTTAAAATACACATTCGTTTGTTTTGAaaattactttttgaatttaatatacttagtgtggtcagcctgggtagcatagtcggtatagtgctggccttctgtgctcgaggttgtgggttcaatCCCAGCCCAGgccgatgacatttaaatgtgtttaaatgtgacaggctcatatcagtagatttactgacataaaagaactcctgcgggacaaatttcctgcacaccggtgatgctgatataacctctgcagttgcgagcatcattatataaaccataatttacaatttttacttaGTGTGAACTTATaaaaatagtattaattatatcattataTTGAAGATCACGTACTGTTGTTGATTgcattgaataattaaattttacataatattaataatctagaatctcctctgtcatttcttcttcccaatccatattttccaactgttctttcCTCTTGACCTTCTCCTACAACTGCGTTTCAATCGCCCAATAGGATTACACATgctcttttcttctccttctaaACTATCTCTttatcttgtcatagctttcttccacttcctcgtctgctaatccactatgtggcatataaacttgcactagCAATAAGTTCTTTTCTTACTTTGTAGTCTCACCATTATCACCCAGTCATCTACATAACAcactgatatcactttatttttcacattGCATCATCActctgaaaattgaaatatacactAGCCTACAGAACACATTACAGTAATACTTAAAAAatagaaacaagcaacaaataccTAACAGTGTGCTATACAATCTCAAATGTGATAATTAACCCagttatacaattttaaaattgtttaagttTTGAACTTTATCCTATTTTAAAACAACATTTACCTAAAAGACTAAATCAATATTGTTACACTCTAAATATTCATCATAGAAGTCGACctcgttggcgagttggtatagcgctggctttctatgcccaaggttgcgggttcgatcccgggccaggtcgatggcatttaagtgtgcttaaatgcgacaggttcatgtcagtagatttactggcatgtaaaagaactcctgcgggacaaaattccggcacatccggcgacgctgatataacctctgcagttgcgagcgtcgttaaataaaacataacatttaacatttcatcaTAGAAGTAAAATACTTGCTTGTAagctattttttttacttctttcttgaATCTTTTTAATTGGCACAGTTGTAGCAGAAGAGGGTAGTGCATTAAATAGTTTGATACTTAAATACTTATAACTATTTATAGTTTTACTTAGCCTGACGTAAGGAGTGTGTACATTGTGAATATTCCTGGTAGGATGAGCATGGATTTCTGATCTGAGGTTATAATTGTGTAAATTTTCTTTTACATGAAGCAGGCTACAGTATATATACAAACTTGGTAGTGTTAGGATTTTTAAGGTATAAAAGTTAGGTCTATAGGATGTTTGATTTGGTAgattcataataattttaatattgctttTCTCTGGCTTATAAGAACTCTACTTTGAAAAGAGCATTTTCCTCAGAATAGCAGTTCATATTGTAAATGTGAGTGAAAGAAAGCATAATATGCTGTGACTAACTTATTATTACTTATACAGAATTTCAGTTTCCGTAGTAGAAAAGTCACCTTGGACAATTTTAGGCACAAATagatttattatgattatgatcatACTTAATAATTGTATCAGTGAAATATAGTAACTTGCATGGACCTGGTCTTGATGTTTATAATATTGCTCTCATTTTCCATTCTGAGATTTATCATTAgggaataaataatacattattttactatttgttttcttttaatatttatgaCAATGAGTACAATTAGTTATTTTTTACGAATTATTTACTTACACTCAGATGCAAAATAATTTGTCACCAAGTAGTCAATGCAGGCAAGAAGATATCatcagtggcgtatgctgaacctggagttttggtgttctgttaaaaatatatagttggtctatgtcgcacaattattataggcctaagtgaaatatcgggtcaacattaactgccatttttaatatataactaTGGGGCGGATGTCGATGACCTAAaactctacttaaaatgatcattaaaatgc
The window above is part of the Periplaneta americana isolate PAMFEO1 chromosome 11, P.americana_PAMFEO1_priV1, whole genome shotgun sequence genome. Proteins encoded here:
- the LOC138709474 gene encoding zinc finger protein Paris-like isoform X1, with the translated sequence MEKGRDICFNFNQICRFCLSQGGVMSAIFADSGQEMTSLPTKIMSCVSIQIYAGDGLPALICHRCLYQVERSYEFKEQCEHSDATLRQYLKKQRLGDTCQVVTIKQENIQEDSSQDAENGVMHFASDCSGARDDTAQIKQEEDVQQLADNESSQEKLPRVESVVVAVDPYQMEVKERTGIQDVSKTSSSINALRKKECFERNSHSDAKVLKPFFCEVCFKSFSDRAYLRTHMQLHTGIRAHRCNLCSKAFARRRELLRHEKVHSGERPFGCGICGKRFSRRDKLTRHEKIHAEQRRHTCELCPATFLRSDELARHAMCHTGERPWCCSICYKSFFSKAELNRHSKTHADVKPYKCDLCAMAFCRKDKLTRHHKTHNNSKRYMYNFCAVPFNRGERDRISLESSQNETSGHKQVPSPSFEDSSYKKDEDEDEEDEEQEEEDPDTSLSRLGQNPEILLFPIPRK
- the LOC138709474 gene encoding zinc finger protein 660-like isoform X3 → MHAAQFRCNIYAGDGLPALICHRCLYQVERSYEFKEQCEHSDATLRQYLKKQRLGDTCQVVTIKQENIQEDSSQDAENGVMHFASDCSGARDDTAQIKQEEDVQQLADNESSQEKLPRVESVVVAVDPYQMEVKERTGIQDVSKTSSSINALRKKECFERNSHSDAKVLKPFFCEVCFKSFSDRAYLRTHMQLHTGIRAHRCNLCSKAFARRRELLRHEKVHSGERPFGCGICGKRFSRRDKLTRHEKIHAEQRRHTCELCPATFLRSDELARHAMCHTGERPWCCSICYKSFFSKAELNRHSKTHADVKPYKCDLCAMAFCRKDKLTRHHKTHNNSKRYMYNFCAVPFNRGERDRISLESSQNETSGHKQVPSPSFEDSSYKKDEDEDEEDEEQEEEDPDTSLSRLGQNPEILLFPIPRK